The proteins below come from a single Streptococcus canis genomic window:
- the cysS gene encoding cysteine--tRNA ligase, which translates to MIKIYDTMTRSLREFVPLTENTVNMYVCGPTVYNYIHIGNARSAVAFDTIRRYFEYAGYQVNYVSNFTDVDDKIIKAAVQAGVSPKELSDRFIAAFIEDTKALGVKPATQNPRVMDYMAEIILFVEALIEKDFAYEAAGDVYFRVEKSEHYAQLANKTLSELEVGASGRTDAETALKENPLDFALWKSAKAGEVSWDSPWGAGRPGWHIECSVMATEILGDTIDIHGGGADLEFPHHTNEIAQSEAKTGKTFANYWMHNGFVNVDNEKMSKSLGNFVTVHDMLQTVDGQVLRFFLATQQYRKPINFTEKAIHDAEVNLKYLKNTLQQPLTEKADEQELKRFVAAFQVAMDDDFNTANGITVVFDMAKWINSGSYTEPVKSAFEKMLAVFGIIFEEEVLEADIETLIAKRQEARANRDFATADAIRDQLAAQGIKLLDTKDGVRWTRD; encoded by the coding sequence ATGATTAAAATTTATGATACCATGACCCGTTCGCTCCGCGAGTTTGTGCCTTTGACTGAAAATACAGTCAACATGTACGTTTGTGGACCGACGGTCTATAATTATATTCATATTGGAAATGCCAGATCAGCGGTTGCATTTGATACAATCCGACGTTATTTTGAGTATGCTGGCTATCAGGTCAATTATGTTTCCAATTTTACCGATGTTGATGATAAAATCATCAAGGCAGCCGTACAAGCAGGGGTGTCTCCAAAAGAGTTGTCAGATCGCTTTATTGCAGCTTTTATAGAAGACACCAAGGCACTTGGTGTTAAGCCAGCCACACAAAATCCTCGTGTTATGGATTACATGGCTGAAATCATCTTATTTGTTGAGGCTCTTATTGAAAAAGACTTTGCTTACGAAGCAGCTGGCGATGTGTATTTTCGCGTGGAAAAGTCAGAGCATTATGCTCAGCTAGCTAATAAAACCTTATCAGAACTTGAAGTTGGAGCCAGTGGTCGGACAGATGCTGAGACAGCCTTGAAAGAAAATCCACTGGACTTTGCTCTTTGGAAATCAGCCAAGGCAGGCGAGGTTTCTTGGGATAGCCCTTGGGGAGCTGGCCGTCCAGGCTGGCATATTGAATGTTCTGTGATGGCTACTGAAATTCTTGGTGATACCATTGATATTCATGGTGGCGGAGCTGATTTGGAATTTCCTCATCACACCAATGAAATTGCTCAATCTGAGGCCAAAACAGGCAAGACTTTTGCCAACTATTGGATGCACAATGGGTTTGTCAATGTCGATAACGAAAAAATGTCCAAATCCCTAGGCAATTTTGTGACCGTTCATGACATGTTACAAACAGTTGATGGTCAGGTTTTACGCTTTTTCCTTGCGACACAACAGTACCGAAAGCCGATTAACTTTACTGAAAAGGCTATCCATGATGCCGAAGTCAATCTGAAGTATCTGAAAAATACCTTGCAACAACCGCTGACAGAAAAGGCAGATGAGCAAGAACTAAAACGCTTTGTGGCAGCTTTCCAGGTAGCTATGGATGATGACTTTAACACAGCAAATGGGATAACCGTCGTGTTTGACATGGCCAAGTGGATTAATTCTGGCTCCTATACAGAGCCTGTTAAAAGCGCCTTTGAGAAAATGTTAGCTGTTTTTGGAATCATCTTTGAAGAAGAGGTTCTTGAGGCTGATATTGAAACCTTAATTGCCAAGCGACAAGAGGCGCGTGCCAACCGTGACTTTGCCACTGCTGATGCCATTCGAGATCAACTCGCAGCTCAAGGCATTAAATTATTAGATACCAAAGATGGTGTGAGGTGGACGCGTGACTAA